In Quercus lobata isolate SW786 chromosome 12, ValleyOak3.0 Primary Assembly, whole genome shotgun sequence, a genomic segment contains:
- the LOC115970265 gene encoding uncharacterized protein LOC115970265, translating to MLEVDEVDDKVHLTTFKAGLKSRDFVAFLAKNPPKIMAEALLKAQKYMNAEEALVAIDGAEKNKEKKKEKEDDRGGQKMDRADRRNDDGNRRREDKNPRPSKFTPLMIPVDQILTEIRDEPPLKWPRPLHSVPGLRDKRKYCRFHKDHGHYTEDCRDLKEQIKELIRNGKLQQYIKMGDSSRYGQKSQQVSSRRDEDRPQPRPQSALGEIKTIAGGPTTRGSFKSLRKSYQRQVNSVHNIPLLKQRQTNGDMYFSEEDARSVKQPHDDPLVIMIMIKGFNT from the coding sequence ATGCTGGAAGTAGACGAGGTGGATGACAAGGTACATCTCACGACCTTCAAAGCAGGATTGAAGTCCAGAGATTTTGTGGCATTTTTGGCAAAGAACCCCCCTAAGATAATGGCTGAAGCATTGTTGAAAgcacagaagtacatgaacgcggaaGAAGCTCTAGTAGCCATTGACGGAGCAGAAAAgaacaaggaaaagaagaaggaaaaggaggaCGATCGAGGAGGGCAGAAAATGGATCGGGCTGATCGACGGAATGACGATGGAAATAGGCGGAGGGAGGACAAGAACCCTCGTCCATCGAAATTCACACCGTTGATGATACCCGTTGACCAGATTCTAACAGAGATAAGGGACGAACCGCCTCTCAAGTGGCCAAGACCACTCCATTCAGTGCCTGGTTTGCGCGACAAGAGGAAATACTGCCGTTTCCACAAAGACCATGGGCATTACACGGAGGATTGTAGGGACCTGAAAGAGCAAATTAAAGAGCTCATCCGTAATGGGAAACTACAACAGTATATAAAAATGGGAGATTCCAGCAGGTACGGACAGAAAAGCCAGCAAGTTAGTTCAAGAAGAGACGAAGACCGCCCCCAACCTCGTCCACAAAGCGCACTGGGGGAGATAAAAACCATTGCCGGAGGACCAACCACGAGGGGATCATTCAAATCCCTCAGGAAATCATACCAAAGGCAGGTAAACAGTGTCCACAATATACCCCTCTTGAAGCAAAGACAAACCAATGGAGACATGTATTTCTCCGAAGAAGATGCCAGAAGTGTAAAGCAACCTCATGATGACCCACTCGTCATTATGATCATGATCAAGGGGTTCAATACGTGA